The Papaver somniferum cultivar HN1 unplaced genomic scaffold, ASM357369v1 unplaced-scaffold_18, whole genome shotgun sequence genome includes a window with the following:
- the LOC113337827 gene encoding uncharacterized protein LOC113337827 gives MAARKDVERAFGILKRKFAIICSPCRGLSAREMHKPMLTCIILHNMVIQEARRDSEWINYEDEYLRPEIQPQRGVPARNYAQMTNNIQNQNLYDNLRDDLRVNL, from the coding sequence ATGGCAGcgaggaaggatgtggaacgcgcttttggaattttgaagaggaagttcgcTATCATTTGTAGCCCATGTCGTGGGTTGAGTGCTCGTGAAATGCACAAGcctatgctcacttgcataattcttcataacatggtCATTCAGGAAGCCCGTCGTGATTCAGAGTGGATTAACTATGAAGATGAATATTTGAGACCAGAGATTCAACCACAAAGAGGGGTCCCTGCAAGGAATTATGCTCAAATGACTAATAACATTCAGAACCAGAATTTGTATGACAATTTAAGAGATGATCTGAGAGTGAATCTTTAG
- the LOC113338027 gene encoding uncharacterized protein LOC113338027, translating to MNLALVFVTFKSVRPVIWTCSTSVTLVAALAIAYDRRDPTGFSEGITTGFFISFLTQLVEDDSNKHKLAVHWGVATFLCWLCSVARPPPQQGPQIQQGPGGQPPPVLQLGPQIPQAPGGQQPGVQQLGPQIHQAPGGQPPAVQQLGPLLQAAPGQPQQLDQEFFSVFRHQVSTFRNNVLTSRSHSTSSSDIRRNNLGIVIQ from the exons ATGAACTTGGCACTTGTGTTCGTCACATTCAAATCCGTTAGGCCTGTTATATGGACTTGTAGCACATCCGTCACCCTTGTGGCTGCGCTTGCAATAGCTTATGATAGAAGAGACCCAACAGGGTTCTCGGAAGGGATCACAACAGGGTTTTTCATCAGTTTCCTAACACAGCTGGTTGAGGACGACAGCAATAAGCATAAACTGGCAGTTCACTGGGGAGTGGCGACCTTCTTATGTTGGCTTTGTTCT GTTGCACGACCACCACCACAACAAGGTCCACAAATACAACAAGGTCCAGGTGGTCAGCCACCACCAGTTCTACAACTAGGTCCGCAAATACCGCAAGCACCAGGTGGTCAGCAACCAGGAGTTCAACAACTAGGTCCACAAATACATCAAGCTCCAGGTGGTCAGCCACCAGCAGTTCAACAACTTGGTCCACTACTACAGGCAGCTCCAGGTCAGCCGCAGCAACTTGACCAGGAATTTTTTTCTGTGTTTCGTCATCAGGTCTCAACCTTCCGTAACAATGTCTTGACCTCTCGTTCTCATAGTACTAGTAGCTCTGACATTAGACGAAACAATCTAGGGATAGTGATCCAATAA
- the LOC113338028 gene encoding uncharacterized protein LOC113338028 isoform X2, which yields MKEDFNPAPLQLLSISYDIETCETLTSHFNPDEKLIDHSRRNKETKNPRNLWSLPPDFKIAHFFPHGFKVTFAGESKSFTSEDEYVVQPGIPVGDVDEPCVSKEFFLSLQNIA from the exons ATGAAAGAAGATTTCAATCCGG CACCATTGCAATTGCTTTCCATTTCTTATGATATCGAAACATGTGAAACCTTAACATCACATTTCAACCCAG ATGAAAAACTGATCGATCATAGTCGTCGAAATAAGGAGACTAAGAATCCAAGAAATCTATGGAGTTTACCTCCAGACTTTAAGATTGCTCATTTTTTCCCCCATGGATTCAAG GTCACCTTTGCGGGAGAAAGCAAATCTTTTACATCCGAAGATGAATATGTTGTGCAGCCGGGGATTCCAGTCGGTGATGTGGATGAACCTTGCGTGAGCaaggaattttttttatctttgcaaAATATAGCATAA
- the LOC113337826 gene encoding E3 ubiquitin-protein ligase UPL5-like, with product MEQLLILDEDCLPLLLAELLKSSIKEDKEIAKECVRLFLIDPKTNSGFFFPRSIQNQCAPIALTFCGLFRKATDEDGQQLYYSCRETLVFIPKSIAFSNRTRYFGVAKKGLSLPVNRDDLEGGGNPCYLVEIFQFHCEFSRLVINLKQGLRCLEAAIRDAGSKLKFNTGWWSLFLSVLKDLHSISKIYSNGEERLSAAFREYPLAINYLIRHLKRGDDHLWLLKYDSAIDFESRRHLVLMMFPEVQDDNEKLHKLLIDRSHLFKESFELIAHVKPKSLHSGIFVEFKDEVATGRGVLREWFLLVCQALFSPENSLFVACPEDRHRFFPNPAQLKPEQLNLFGFCGRVIALALMHQVQVGSALDRVFFLQLVEEELSLEDIRCADPIMYRSCKQILEMDADFVDSDAMGLTFVREIEDSGSRKTVELCPGGNNIVVNSKNREQYVHLLIQHLFVKSISAKVAYFARGFADILCKRRLAKSFFQAIDLKGLDFALLGDDTPILLKDWKAHTMYDGYRETDEQICWFWKVVEGLSMEQQRELLFFWTSVKYLPVNGFSGLPYPLTIYKTSGSDERLPSAHTCFFRLSLPHYLSLAITQQHLSFICQRHVGCSFGFV from the exons ATGGAGCAACTTCTCATCCTGGACGAAGATTGTTTACCATTGCTTCTAGCCGAATTGCTCAAATCCTCAATTAAAGAAGATAAAGAGATAGCTAAGGAATGTGTTAGACTCTTTCTGATCGACCCTAAAACCAATTCTGGCTTCTTCTTTCCTAGGTCCATACAAAATCAGTGTGCTCCCATAGCTTTGACCTTTTGCGGATTGTTTCGGAAAGCTACCGATGAGGACGGGCAGCAGTTATACTACTCCTGTCGTGAAACTCTTGTATTCATACCGAAATCAATTGCTTTCTCGAACAGAACAAGATACTTTGGTGTTGCAA AGAAGGGTCTTTCGCTTCCAGTGAATCGGGACGACCTGGAGGGAGGGGGTAACCCATGTTATTTGGTTGAAATCTTTCAGTTTCATTGTGAATTTTCTCGTTTGGTGATAAACCTCAAGCAAGGCCTGCGTTGTTTGGAGGCAGCTATTCGGGATGCAGGAAGTAAGTTGAAATTCAATACAGGGTGGTGGTCTCTGTTTCTCTCTGTTCTCAAGGACTTGCACAGCATTTCTAAAATTTACAGCAATGGAGAAGAACGTCTTTCGGCGGCTTTTCGAGAGTACCCCCTTGCAATAAATTATCTTATCAGGCACTTAAAGAGGGGCGATGATCATCTATGGCTTCTCAAATATGACAGTGCAATAGATTTTGAATCAAGAAGACATTTGGTGCTTATGATGTTCCCTGAGGTCCAGGATGACAACGAAAAGCTGCACAAACTTCTCATTGACAGGTCGCACTTATTCAAGGAATCATTTGAACTCATTGCTCATGTAAAACCCAAGTCCTTGCACAGTGGCATTTTCGTGGAGTTCAAAGACGAGGTAGCTACGGGCCGTGGTGTCCTGCGGGAGTGGTTTCTCCTGGTATGCCAAGCACTCTTTAGTCCAGAAAATTCCCTTTTTGTAGCATGCCCGGAGGACCGACACAGATTCTTTCCGAACCCTGCACAACTCAAACCCGAGCAGCTTAATCTTTTTGGCTTCTGTGGTAGAGTTATTGCTTTAGCCTTGATGCATCAAGTGCAAGTGGGCAGTGCGTTAGATCGTGTATTTTTCTTGCAATTAGTAGAGGAAGAGTTATCTTTGGAAGACATACGATGCGCAGATCCAATCATGTACAGGAGTTGCAAACAGATTCTGGAGATGGATGCTGACTTTGTTGATTCAGATGCTATGGGTTTGACATTTGTTAGGGAAATCGAAGATTCCGGATCCAGGAAAACCGTGGAGCTGTGCCCTGGAGGGAACAACATTGTTGTCAATAGTAAGAATAGGGAACAATATGTACATCTTTTAATTCAGCATTTATTCGTCAAATCAATCTCCGCAAAGGTTGCctattttgcaagaggttttgcTGATATTCTTTGTAAGCGGAGGCTGGCGAAAAGCTTTTTCCAAGCGATAGATCTGAAAGGTCTTGATTTTGCTTTACTTGGAGATGATACTCCTATTCTTTTAAAAGATTGGAAAGCACACACCATGTATGACGGCTACAGAGAAACTGATGAACAGATTTGCTGGTTCTGGAAG GTTGTAGAGGGTTTGTCCATGGAGCAGCAGAGGgagcttcttttcttttggacctcAGTGAAATACCTTCCAGTAAATGGTTTTTCTGGTTTGCCATATCCTTTGACCATCTATAAGACATCTGGTTCTGACGAGCGCCTGCCATCTGCCCACACATGCTTCTTCCGCTTGTCACTTCCACATTACCTATCTCTAGCCATTACACAACAGCATCTTTCTTTTATCTGCCAAAGACATGTAGGCTGTAGTTTTGGATTTGTGTGA
- the LOC113338028 gene encoding uncharacterized protein LOC113338028 isoform X1: protein MKEDFNPAPLQLLSISYDIETCETLTSHFNPDEKLIDHSRRNKETKNPRNLWSLPPDFKIAHFFPHGFKQVTFAGESKSFTSEDEYVVQPGIPVGDVDEPCVSKEFFLSLQNIA from the exons ATGAAAGAAGATTTCAATCCGG CACCATTGCAATTGCTTTCCATTTCTTATGATATCGAAACATGTGAAACCTTAACATCACATTTCAACCCAG ATGAAAAACTGATCGATCATAGTCGTCGAAATAAGGAGACTAAGAATCCAAGAAATCTATGGAGTTTACCTCCAGACTTTAAGATTGCTCATTTTTTCCCCCATGGATTCAAG CAGGTCACCTTTGCGGGAGAAAGCAAATCTTTTACATCCGAAGATGAATATGTTGTGCAGCCGGGGATTCCAGTCGGTGATGTGGATGAACCTTGCGTGAGCaaggaattttttttatctttgcaaAATATAGCATAA